One genomic region from Phragmites australis chromosome 1, lpPhrAust1.1, whole genome shotgun sequence encodes:
- the LOC133918165 gene encoding D-glycerate 3-kinase, chloroplastic-like isoform X1 encodes MAPLHAAPPPPSASAAAAAVSSSSAPPLFLPRPYHHRRAPSSCSLTVTAAAPSRKAFLACPDHSPAAAPPRAGRVAPSSSPALVSSVQDLYDFICSGPLVDRIGYTKEKIAESIDRWLRSGVQVARLFRLNELQLSEAEKARIYHFYIPVFLWCEDQVIEHRAKYNEGDDIPPLVIGVSAPQGSGKTTLVFALDYLFRVAGRNSATLSIDDFYLTAKEQNELRDRNPGNSILEFRGNAGSHDLQFSVETLESLIKLTKEDMKMKLPRYDKSAFGGRGDRADPSLWPEVEGPLEVVLFEGWMLGFKPLPNEVVKAVDTQLEVVNKNLQAYYDAWDRFIESWIVIKIKEPNCVYQWRLQAEIAMRADGKPGMSNEEVMDFVSRYLPAYHAYLPTLYKEGPNGSKPDHLLVIDIDEERSPIWGS; translated from the exons ATGGCGCCGCTCCAcgccgcccctccgccgccctccgcctcagccgccgccgcggcggtctcttcctcctccgcccccCCGCTCTTCCTCCCCAGACCGTACCACCACCGCAGGGCGCCGTCCTCCTGCTCCCTCACTGTGACCGCCGCCGCTCCGTCAAGAAAAG CGTTCCTGGCATGCCCGGATCACAGCCCGGCGGCCGCCCCGCCGCGGGCCGGGCGGGTAGCGCCATCGTCGTCCCCGGCGCTCGTCTCGTCCGTGCAAGACCTGTACGACTTCATCTGCAGCGGCCCGCTGGTGGACAGGATCGGGTACACCAAGGAGAAGATCGCCGAGTCCATCGATCGGTGGCTGCGCAGTGGCGTGCAGGTGGCCCGCCTGTTCCGCCTCAACGAGCTCCAGCTGTCGGAGGCCGAGAAGGCTAGGATATACCACTTCTACATCCCCGTCTTCCTCTGGTGCGAGGACCAGGTCATCGAGCACAGGGCCAAGTACAACGAGGGCGATGACATCCCGCCATTGGTG ATTGGGGTCAGCGCTCCCCAAGGCAGTGGAAAGACCACTCTGGTTTTTGCACTTGATTACCTTTTTCGGGTTGCTGGTAG GAATTCCGCTACATTGTCAATTGATGACTTCTATTTGACAGCAAAAGAACAG AATGAATTGAGGGACAGAAATCCTGGAAATTCTATTTTAGAG TTCCGTGGAAATGCAGGAAGCCACGATCTCCAATTCTCAGTTGAAACACTAGAGTCACTGATCAAACTAACAAAGGAAG ATATGAAGATGAAGCTTCCACGGTATGACAAG TCTGCTTTTGGTGGAAGAGGTGATCGGGCTGATCCTTCACTGTGGCCGGAGGTTGAAGGGCCTTTAGAG GTGGTTCTCTTTGAAGGATGGATGCTTGGGTTTAAACCTCTGCCAAATGAAGTTGTGAAAGCAGTGGATACTCAG CTCGAGGTGGTTAACAAGAACCTTCAAGCGTACTATGATGCTTGGGACAGGTTCATCGAGTCATGGATCGTTATAAAAATAAAGGAGCCCAATTGTGTATACCAGTGGAGGCTGCAG GCAGAGATAGCTATGAGAGCAGATGGAAAACCTGGAATGTCCAATGAGGAG gttaTGGATTTTGTATCACGCTACCTACCAGCGTACCACGCATATTTGCCCACATTATACAAAGAGGGACCGAATGGTTCAAAACCAGACCACCTGCTGGTCATTGACATAGATGAAGAGAGGAGTCCTATATGGGGCAGTTGA
- the LOC133918165 gene encoding D-glycerate 3-kinase, chloroplastic-like isoform X2 → MAPLHAAPPPPSASAAAAAVSSSSAPPLFLPRPYHHRRAPSSCSLTVTAAAPSRKAFLACPDHSPAAAPPRAGRVAPSSSPALVSSVQDLYDFICSGPLVDRIGYTKEKIAESIDRWLRSGVQVARLFRLNELQLSEAEKARIYHFYIPVFLWCEDQVIEHRAKYNEGDDIPPLVIGVSAPQGSGKTTLVFALDYLFRVAGRNSATLSIDDFYLTAKEQNELRDRNPGNSILEFRGNAGSHDLQFSVETLESLIKLTKEDMKMKLPRYDKSAFGGRGDRADPSLWPEVEGPLEVVLFEGWMLGFKPLPNEVVKAVDTQVMDFVSRYLPAYHAYLPTLYKEGPNGSKPDHLLVIDIDEERSPIWGS, encoded by the exons ATGGCGCCGCTCCAcgccgcccctccgccgccctccgcctcagccgccgccgcggcggtctcttcctcctccgcccccCCGCTCTTCCTCCCCAGACCGTACCACCACCGCAGGGCGCCGTCCTCCTGCTCCCTCACTGTGACCGCCGCCGCTCCGTCAAGAAAAG CGTTCCTGGCATGCCCGGATCACAGCCCGGCGGCCGCCCCGCCGCGGGCCGGGCGGGTAGCGCCATCGTCGTCCCCGGCGCTCGTCTCGTCCGTGCAAGACCTGTACGACTTCATCTGCAGCGGCCCGCTGGTGGACAGGATCGGGTACACCAAGGAGAAGATCGCCGAGTCCATCGATCGGTGGCTGCGCAGTGGCGTGCAGGTGGCCCGCCTGTTCCGCCTCAACGAGCTCCAGCTGTCGGAGGCCGAGAAGGCTAGGATATACCACTTCTACATCCCCGTCTTCCTCTGGTGCGAGGACCAGGTCATCGAGCACAGGGCCAAGTACAACGAGGGCGATGACATCCCGCCATTGGTG ATTGGGGTCAGCGCTCCCCAAGGCAGTGGAAAGACCACTCTGGTTTTTGCACTTGATTACCTTTTTCGGGTTGCTGGTAG GAATTCCGCTACATTGTCAATTGATGACTTCTATTTGACAGCAAAAGAACAG AATGAATTGAGGGACAGAAATCCTGGAAATTCTATTTTAGAG TTCCGTGGAAATGCAGGAAGCCACGATCTCCAATTCTCAGTTGAAACACTAGAGTCACTGATCAAACTAACAAAGGAAG ATATGAAGATGAAGCTTCCACGGTATGACAAG TCTGCTTTTGGTGGAAGAGGTGATCGGGCTGATCCTTCACTGTGGCCGGAGGTTGAAGGGCCTTTAGAG GTGGTTCTCTTTGAAGGATGGATGCTTGGGTTTAAACCTCTGCCAAATGAAGTTGTGAAAGCAGTGGATACTCAG gttaTGGATTTTGTATCACGCTACCTACCAGCGTACCACGCATATTTGCCCACATTATACAAAGAGGGACCGAATGGTTCAAAACCAGACCACCTGCTGGTCATTGACATAGATGAAGAGAGGAGTCCTATATGGGGCAGTTGA